A genomic window from Vigna radiata var. radiata cultivar VC1973A chromosome 2, Vradiata_ver6, whole genome shotgun sequence includes:
- the LOC106776817 gene encoding 3-ketoacyl-CoA synthase 12, which yields MELLYLLYLVPTLYSCLLIWKMLEERRDRECYILNYQCYKPPNDRMLGTEFCGKLIKRSENLGPNEYRFLLKAIVSSGIGEQTYAPRNIFEGREATPTLHDSIQEMEEFFNDAIAKLLAKSKVSPSEIDVLVVNISMLAALPSLSARIINRYKLRHDVKVYNLTGMGCSASLISMDIVKNIFKTQRNKLALLITSESLSPNWYTGNDRSMILANCLFRSGGCAILLTNKRSLKDRAMLRLKCLVRTHHGAREEAYGCCVQREDEQGRLGFHLGKTLPKAATRAFVDNLRVIAPKILPVRELLRFLFMSLIKKLNKNNTPKSAVTGATKSPLNFRTGVDHFCLHTGGKAVIDGIGMSLDLSEYDLEPARMTLHRFGNTSASSLWYVLSYMEAKKRLKKGDTVFMISFGAGFKCNSCLWEVMKDLGDPNVWDDCIDDYPPETLDNPFMKTYGWINEVEDPYTYENIPDFLK from the coding sequence ATGGAGTTGCTCTATCTACTGTACCTCGTCCCAACGTTGTACTCATGTTTACTCATCTGGAAAATGTTGGAGGAGAGACGCGACAGGGAGTGTTACATCTTGAACTACCAATGCTACAAGCCCCCCAACGACCGCATGCTGGGCACCGAGTTCTGTGGGAAACTCATCAAACGCTCCGAAAACTTGGGTCCCAACGAGTACCGTTTTCTGTTGAAGGCCATCGTCAGCTCCGGCATCGGCGAACAGACTTACGCGCCAAGAAACATCTTCGAGGGTAGAGAGGCAACGCCCACATTGCACGACAGCATCCAAGAGATGGAAGAGTTCTTCAACGACGCCATCGCTAAGCTTCTCGCCAAATCCAAAGTCTCCCCCTCCGAGATCGACGTCCTCGTCGTCAACATCTCCATGCTCGCCGCTCTCCCCTCTCTCTCCGCGCGCATCATCAACCGCTACAAGCTCCGCCACGACGTCAAGGTCTACAACCTCACCGGCATGGGTTGCAGCGCCAGCCTGATCTCCATGGACATTGTGAAAAACATCTTCAAGACGCAGAGGAACAAGCTGGCCTTGTTGATCACCTCGGAGTCCCTCAGTCCCAACTGGTACACCGGAAACGACAGATCCATGATCCTCGCCAACTGCCTGTTCCGCTCCGGCGGCTGCGCGATTCTCTTGACCAACAAACGGTCCTTGAAGGACAGAGCCATGCTGCGGTTGAAGTGCCTGGTGAGGACGCACCACGGTGCCAGAGAAGAGGCTTATGGTTGTTGTGTTCAGCGGGAAGATGAGCAGGGAAGGCTAGGGTTTCACCTTGGGAAGACGCTTCCGAAGGCTGCCACGCGAGCCTTCGTTGATAATCTTCGAGTGATAGCACCCAAGATATTACCCGTCCGTGAGTTGCTCAGGTTTCTGTTCATGTCGCTTATAAAAAAACTGAACAAGAACAACACTCCCAAGTCTGCGGTCACCGGAGCTACAAAATCTCCGTTGAACTTCAGAACAGGGGTGGATCACTTTTGCTTGCATACGGGAGGAAAAGCGGTGATCGACGGCATTGGAATGAGCTTGGATCTGAGCGAGTACGACCTGGAACCGGCGAGGATGACGCTGCACCGGTTCGGGAACACGTCGGCGAGTAGCTTGTGGTACGTGTTATCGTATATGGAAGCGAAGAAGAGGTTGAAAAAGGGTGACACGGTGTTCATGATAAGCTTTGGAGCAGGCTTTAAATGCAACAGCTGTTTGTGGGAGGTGATGAAGGACCTGGGAGACCCAAATGTGTGGGACGATTGCATTGATGACTACCCACCAGAGACACTGGACAACCCCTTCATGAAGACCTATGGTTGGATCAACGAGGTTGAAGACCCCTACACTTACGAAAATATCCCTGATTTTCTCAAGTGA